From Blattabacterium cuenoti:
GGAAAGTCAACATTTTTTAATCTGATTTCCAAGTCCAAAGTTTTATCAGATAATTTTCCTTTTTCTACCATAGAACCAAATTATGGAGTTACACAAGTTCCAGATGAAAGACTACATGAACTCAAAAGAATCATTAATCCAACAAAAATTATTCCATCCGAAATAAAAATAGTAGATATAGCTGGATTAATTAAGGGATCGCATAAGGGGGAAGGTTTAGGTAATCGATTTTTATCTCATATTCGTGAAACAAATGTCATTATCCACATGATACGGTTTTTCCACGATATAAGTGTCCTTCATGTAGAAGGATCTGTAAACCCTATTAGGGATAAAGAAATTATTGATATGGAATTACAGTTTAAAGATCTAGAAACAATAGAAAAAAGATTAGAAAAAGTCACTAAAAAAAATCAAATCAATAAATCTACACATGTACTAAAAAAAATTTTTTCTTTTTTAAAAGAAGGAAAAAATATTAGAATGTATTCATTTCAAGAAAATGATGAAGAATATATAAAAGATTTACAGTTATTAACTGTAAAGCCTGTTATTTATGTATGTAATATAGACCATGAGTTAAATTACAAAACTAATTTACATATAGAAAATATGAAAAAAATAGTAAAAATGGAAAATTCTACTTTGGTAATTTTATCATTGAAAAAAACTTGTATAGGAATTGATCAAGTACTGAAAAAAACCTATGAATTATTAAACTTACAAAGTTTTTTTACAGTAGGAAAAAAAGAAATTCGATCTTGGTCTGTTCCCAATCCATGCACTGTTTATGAAGCTTCTTCAGTTATTCATACAGATTTT
This genomic window contains:
- a CDS encoding redox-regulated ATPase YchF — encoded protein: MKLKCGIIGLPNTGKSTFFNLISKSKVLSDNFPFSTIEPNYGVTQVPDERLHELKRIINPTKIIPSEIKIVDIAGLIKGSHKGEGLGNRFLSHIRETNVIIHMIRFFHDISVLHVEGSVNPIRDKEIIDMELQFKDLETIEKRLEKVTKKNQINKSTHVLKKIFSFLKEGKNIRMYSFQENDEEYIKDLQLLTVKPVIYVCNIDHELNYKTNLHIENMKKIVKMENSTLVILSLKKTCIGIDQVLKKTYELLNLQSFFTVGKKEIRSWSVPNPCTVYEASSVIHTDFKKGFIRAKVIHYDDFIKYGSEENAKKKGKILLAGKNYLIQDGDIIHFRFNQ